One segment of Nocardia farcinica DNA contains the following:
- a CDS encoding DUF7427 family protein — translation MDGYRSRLRGGPTWLALLTVVTIYEIAAPADELLTAACARGITKHPVLTRAAIITTAAHLLGAIPRRLDPFTQVSNLLRR, via the coding sequence ATGGACGGCTACCGGTCCCGGCTCCGCGGCGGCCCCACCTGGCTCGCCCTCCTCACCGTCGTCACCATCTACGAAATCGCCGCCCCCGCAGACGAACTGCTCACCGCAGCCTGCGCCCGCGGCATCACCAAACACCCGGTCCTCACCCGTGCAGCGATCATCACCACCGCAGCACACCTCCTCGGCGCCATCCCTCGCCGACTGGACCCGTTCACGCAGGTGTCGAACCTGCTGCGCCGCTGA
- a CDS encoding glutaredoxin family protein, with translation MEIKVYTRPNCQPCKATKKKLDQLGAVYTLVDVTEDAEARDAIRALGYKQAPVVVAGDQHWSGFSPDNLKWAAAVQKGVA, from the coding sequence ATGGAGATCAAGGTCTACACCCGTCCGAACTGTCAGCCATGCAAGGCGACGAAGAAGAAGCTCGACCAGCTCGGCGCGGTCTACACCCTCGTCGACGTCACCGAAGATGCGGAGGCACGCGACGCGATCCGCGCACTCGGCTACAAGCAGGCACCCGTGGTCGTCGCCGGTGACCAGCATTGGTCCGGGTTCTCACCCGACAACCTCAAATGGGCGGCGGCGGTGCAGAAGGGCGTGGCGTGA
- a CDS encoding helix-turn-helix domain-containing protein codes for MARKHTLSPEQRAGTQERRNRALELRLSGISQADIAEQMGVSRTTVSKWISHAIRDITRENAEEYIEIQQQRFDAMLAGIWNDATHGDTWKIDRALAIEDQRAKLLGLYKHAELKVVADAKGNVSEESKSMVGQLVEALHTAYTLDKNAENSDEDDGGDE; via the coding sequence ATGGCACGCAAACACACACTCTCCCCGGAACAGCGCGCGGGAACCCAAGAACGCCGCAACCGGGCACTCGAACTCCGGCTATCGGGCATCTCGCAAGCCGACATCGCCGAACAGATGGGGGTCAGCCGCACCACCGTCTCCAAATGGATCAGCCACGCCATCCGCGACATCACCCGCGAGAACGCCGAAGAGTACATAGAGATCCAACAGCAGCGGTTCGACGCGATGCTGGCGGGCATCTGGAACGACGCCACACACGGCGACACGTGGAAGATCGACCGCGCGCTCGCGATCGAAGACCAGCGAGCCAAACTCCTCGGCCTGTACAAACACGCCGAGTTGAAGGTAGTCGCAGACGCCAAGGGCAACGTCAGCGAAGAATCCAAGTCGATGGTTGGCCAGCTTGTCGAAGCACTGCACACGGCATACACCCTCGACAAGAACGCTGAGAACAGCGACGAAGACGACGGGGGCGACGAGTGA
- a CDS encoding PBSX family phage terminase large subunit: MTLDTGNLSMSRKQIASIVECEQAAINIWNGAIRSGKSIASIVAFFIGVAKAPEDAMLVIIGRTLQTIERNILEPMQKKSLFGPLAKEIHHTRGSSTAVILGRIVHLIGANDESAESKIRGSTIYLALVDEATLLPENFWTQLQGRLSEPGARCLATTNPDNPEHYLKKKFIDRVGEEGMDVQVWNFYMEDNPQLSAKYIARKKAEFTGVFYKRFILGEWVAAEGAVFDMFDRETHVIPWEELPDMRWILGVGIDHGTTNPTHAVMVGHGVDDVLYVMDEWRYKADSEAARWSNVELSKGVRAWIDSAHHPSDDPDNPPKLTAPVFVDSSALDFRVQLKQDGLTNAKANKDVTYGIRTMVALMGAGKLKFTDRCPELLKEIPAYVWDEKASAEGKDQVVKLNDHGIDALRYLIVTAERKWRRYIKLADAA; encoded by the coding sequence GTGACCCTCGACACGGGAAACCTGTCGATGTCGCGCAAGCAGATCGCCTCCATCGTCGAATGCGAACAAGCCGCGATCAACATCTGGAACGGCGCGATCCGCTCAGGCAAGTCGATCGCCAGCATCGTCGCGTTCTTCATCGGCGTTGCCAAAGCCCCTGAGGACGCCATGCTCGTCATCATCGGCCGAACGTTGCAGACGATCGAGCGCAACATTCTCGAACCGATGCAGAAGAAGTCGCTGTTCGGGCCGCTGGCGAAGGAAATCCACCACACCAGAGGCTCGTCCACGGCCGTCATCCTCGGCCGCATCGTTCACTTGATCGGCGCCAACGACGAATCAGCGGAATCCAAGATCCGCGGCTCCACCATCTACCTCGCCCTCGTCGACGAAGCCACACTGCTGCCGGAGAACTTCTGGACCCAGCTTCAGGGCCGCCTTTCAGAACCTGGCGCGCGCTGCCTGGCGACGACCAACCCCGACAATCCCGAGCACTATCTGAAGAAGAAGTTTATCGACCGCGTCGGCGAAGAGGGCATGGATGTCCAGGTCTGGAACTTCTACATGGAGGACAACCCGCAACTGTCAGCGAAGTACATCGCACGCAAGAAGGCCGAGTTCACCGGCGTCTTCTACAAGCGGTTCATCCTGGGGGAGTGGGTGGCCGCCGAGGGCGCGGTGTTCGACATGTTCGACCGCGAAACCCATGTGATTCCGTGGGAAGAACTGCCGGACATGCGGTGGATCCTCGGTGTCGGGATCGACCACGGCACCACCAACCCCACCCATGCTGTCATGGTCGGGCACGGGGTTGACGACGTTTTGTATGTGATGGACGAGTGGCGGTACAAGGCCGACTCGGAGGCGGCGCGCTGGTCCAACGTCGAACTGTCGAAGGGTGTCCGCGCGTGGATCGACAGCGCACACCATCCCAGCGACGACCCCGACAACCCACCGAAACTGACCGCACCTGTTTTCGTGGACTCCTCGGCACTGGATTTCCGGGTCCAGCTCAAGCAAGACGGCCTGACCAACGCGAAAGCGAACAAGGACGTCACCTACGGGATTCGGACGATGGTTGCGCTCATGGGTGCGGGCAAGCTCAAGTTCACCGACCGATGCCCAGAACTTCTCAAAGAGATCCCCGCCTATGTGTGGGATGAGAAGGCCAGCGCGGAAGGCAAGGACCAGGTCGTGAAGCTGAACGACCACGGTATCGACGCTCTTCGCTATCTGATCGTCACTGCTGAACGGAAGTGGCGCCGCTACATCAAACTCGCGGACGCGGCATAA
- a CDS encoding phage portal protein, with product MPDFHGDWPPEPFDIAQDAYGVFSAWWSGDTDVLQAVYSGQHQLPAPRTSQLRGGVIGRLARFWWGRPVLQDSKRLHVPAAADVATTSADLLFGQPPSWLLTEGDATNLKDAQARLNELLDGADTVATLLEGAEVQAALGGVFLRLWWDKSSTDKVMLSAVGPDAAIPQWRYGQLAAVTFWTIVAKDKHGTWRHLEHHEPGRIEHALYLGDGDNIGRRMPLDSLDSMTWAAELVDENSSVATGVEGLTAAYVPNVRPARRWRNVPQLSALGRSDFEGVEPLFDALDEAWSSWMRDLDLAKARLFVAQELLEDNGPGKGASWDPEQQIFTPVPSDSMSVNDDTGARLVQAQQFAIRVEEHAKTCERLVKEILRACGYSVGDFDDSGTGTMTATEVSARKDKSNTTRARKILYWQSALQPLARTMLELDRIVYNRPDYGLKADPEMKFPVRVDQDPIALSTAMANLKTAQLISTETAVRELHPNWSNPEVAEEVARILKENTYEVPDPDRPGRA from the coding sequence ATGCCTGACTTTCACGGCGATTGGCCGCCCGAACCGTTCGACATCGCCCAAGACGCCTACGGCGTCTTCAGCGCATGGTGGTCCGGCGACACCGACGTGCTCCAGGCCGTCTACTCCGGACAACACCAACTCCCCGCCCCCCGCACCTCGCAGCTGCGCGGAGGAGTGATCGGCCGCCTGGCACGGTTCTGGTGGGGCCGCCCCGTCCTTCAGGACTCGAAACGCCTGCACGTCCCTGCCGCAGCCGACGTCGCCACCACTTCCGCAGACCTCCTGTTCGGGCAGCCGCCGTCCTGGCTTCTCACCGAAGGCGACGCCACCAATCTGAAGGACGCGCAAGCCCGGTTGAACGAACTGCTGGACGGCGCTGACACCGTCGCCACCCTGCTGGAAGGCGCGGAAGTCCAAGCCGCACTAGGTGGGGTGTTCCTGCGCCTGTGGTGGGACAAATCGTCCACCGACAAGGTGATGCTGTCCGCGGTCGGCCCCGACGCCGCCATCCCGCAATGGCGATACGGCCAGCTCGCTGCCGTCACCTTCTGGACGATCGTCGCCAAGGACAAGCACGGCACCTGGCGACACCTGGAGCACCACGAACCCGGCCGCATCGAACACGCCCTCTACCTCGGCGACGGCGACAACATCGGACGCCGCATGCCCCTGGACTCGCTGGATTCAATGACGTGGGCGGCGGAACTGGTCGACGAAAACTCGTCTGTCGCAACCGGGGTGGAGGGCCTGACCGCAGCGTACGTGCCGAACGTGCGGCCCGCCCGCCGCTGGCGCAACGTACCGCAACTGTCCGCGCTCGGCCGCTCCGACTTCGAAGGCGTCGAACCACTCTTCGACGCCCTCGACGAAGCATGGTCGTCGTGGATGCGGGACCTCGACCTCGCCAAGGCCCGCCTGTTCGTCGCCCAAGAACTTCTTGAAGACAACGGACCCGGCAAGGGCGCCTCCTGGGACCCGGAACAGCAGATCTTCACACCCGTCCCGTCGGACAGCATGTCTGTCAACGACGACACCGGCGCCCGATTGGTGCAGGCGCAGCAGTTCGCGATCCGGGTCGAGGAACACGCGAAGACGTGCGAGCGGCTGGTCAAGGAGATCCTGCGCGCGTGCGGCTACTCGGTCGGCGATTTCGACGACAGCGGCACCGGCACGATGACCGCCACCGAAGTGTCCGCGCGCAAGGACAAAAGCAACACCACCCGGGCGCGGAAGATCTTGTACTGGCAGTCGGCGTTGCAGCCGCTCGCACGCACGATGCTCGAACTCGACCGCATCGTCTACAACCGGCCTGACTACGGGTTGAAAGCCGACCCGGAAATGAAGTTCCCGGTCCGCGTCGACCAAGACCCTATCGCCCTGTCCACTGCGATGGCGAATCTCAAGACAGCGCAGCTGATCTCAACCGAGACCGCGGTGCGGGAACTCCACCCCAACTGGTCCAACCCCGAAGTCGCCGAAGAAGTCGCCCGGATCCTCAAGGAGAACACCTACGAGGTCCCTGACCCCGACCGGCCAGGTCGAGCCTGA
- a CDS encoding DUF7213 family protein — translation MPRTPDQVAADDALTEAIDTVWRIYSEDDDPGLLLDYVVVATRRGIDDDGDTWTSVGSFTRDDSVPTHVQMGLLQHRLTRLKQSLAENDDEA, via the coding sequence ATGCCGAGGACGCCTGACCAGGTCGCCGCCGACGACGCCCTCACCGAGGCAATCGACACCGTATGGCGCATCTACAGCGAAGACGACGACCCCGGGCTCCTGCTCGACTACGTCGTTGTCGCTACTCGACGCGGCATCGACGACGATGGCGACACCTGGACATCAGTCGGATCGTTCACCCGCGACGACAGCGTCCCCACACACGTCCAAATGGGACTCCTGCAACACCGGCTCACCCGCCTCAAGCAGAGCCTCGCAGAAAACGACGACGAAGCCTGA